ctcctAGGTACTACTGCTGCCTCTGTGTTACAGATACTTTGTCTCACATTGTCTGTGGGGATTGGACACCACAGTCATGTCATTACTTTCCTTAAAATCCTTACATCTGACACAATCAGGCCCCATAGTTGGtctagttaaaaaaacaaacaaataaacaaaaccaaaaaaaaaaaaaaagttcggtatccaaatgatatattttaaatgttttaaaaattgaaataacagGTGTCCATCTactttctagttttgttttgttttgagcggAGGGGGTCAAGACCTTGTTCTGCGTGTGGAGCACTGTGTGATTTTCTGTGTTACCTTTCTTCCACAAACTTAGTAGGGCACCATCTAGTATTTCCAATTATCATTTCTTGAAAATGGCCAAAGAACTTTGTACTCAGATTGTTACAGAAGAGTTCAGCTCCTTCTGGATCTTTACAGTTTGACTATTGTGTCTCCAGCACCTAATCTGATAGCagaattttcttctctcctattttgtgacttgcttttaTTTAGCCTTTTCGCAGAGCGTTCATCTTCTTCAGTTTAGCTCGTGGAGAAACCCTGGGTTTGTCTTGTCCTTGCATTTAatcaattaacatttaaattatttagtgATGATAATGCACTGAACTGGCAGAAGGAGAAGTGTACAGAAACAGCAGACTGGCTTCTCTGGGGCATTTGGCATGCCACGGCCATCTATCTGTGTGTTTTATAGAGGGAGAGCTGACTGTTTTCAAGCAGTCCTTGGCCTTACATCTGCATATGTTCAAAACTCACTTCACTTAATGCAGTCTCATTCAACTGTTTACTACCTTTATGTGCTCAACAAAATGTCCGCCTGTCTGTCTTTTCAACCCTGgcattttcttttgtctattgCATGGCTTTGCAGCATtcttgctttaaaagaaaaagaaaacaaaacaacaacaacaaaaaacaacactcTGTCCAGCTATATTCTTTCTTATATAGAGCACTATTGAGGAGGATTATATAATCAACCCTTTTGGCAGGAGGAAGCACTTTGTGATAGGAGTCTGAAGTGGAGAATGGCCCTTGGAGGCGTAGTACTGCCCCTCCCATTCACGTTCTTTGTCTCGGGCTCTGCTTCCAGGGAACCAACCCTGCCAAAGATGGGGATTTGTGGAGTGTTTCCAGGAGGAAAGTGTGAAGAAGTGTGGGAGCAGGATGGGGCAGGAAAAGGAGCTGAGCAGGGATGTGGCTTCATGTGAAGGCTCAGCCTCATTTGCTGGGAGGCTCTGGACCACAGAATGTTTCTTGCCTTGAAGCCACCACTGGGGCAGGGAGTAAGGGAAAGAATGTAACTCCCAGAACCACAGATTTCATCACCTGAGGGCAATCCTCTGAAGAAGGTGGCAGTAGCTGAGCAATGTGTGCATGAAACCTGAACTAGTTGAAGTGATCATAGGGGATCTGGGCAGGAGATTAATGGTCTGCTAATATGCAAAATATCCGATATTAAATGTGTGGCATTTCTAAAAtagtgacttaaaaaattttttttaatgtttatttatttttgagagagggagacacagagagcgtgagtgagggaggagcagagggagacacagaatctgaagtggactccaggctccgagctgtcagcacagagctggacgcagggctctaactcacgaacagtgagatcatgacctgagccgaagtcagatgcccgacagactgagccacccaggtgcccccaaatagcAACTTTTATTGGACCCGAATTATGAGCCTTCCTAGGTTTTCTTGGCTTTACCTATTTTCTGGGCTGTCCACTCGTTGCACAAAGAGAGCCCCCGCTCTAACATCACTGCCCCATTTCTAAATGTCAGCAGCTGTATCTGCCTTCCCGGGGGAAGGCTAACTTCTGTATGCCAACCACTGTACCCACCACAGTGTGAGTTTCAACAACCACAGTCCAGACGTGAGTCTCCAGGGGAAACTCACAGAAGCTGCGGTTTCCCCTGCCCTGTGTTCCCAGACTCAGTGAGGTATGATGTCTGGCTTCCTTAGTGGCTGTCCTGAGGGACCAGGTGCACAACCAGAAGGAACATGGGAGTGAAAACCTCATGGGAAAACCCATAAGTgagttccttttcttcttcttctctgatGGATTGTCCTGAGGTGCTGTGATTCTGTAGAGGATGCCTGGAGATTGTCCCTTGTGACTGAGCAAGTGGCTCTGTTTTCTGTTCTCAAGCTGTGGTCAGCAAGACAAGACAAGCAAGACAACTGTCACCCCCTATCTACCTTCCCTTCTTCCTAGTTTCACCTCCCTTTTCCTTCAGTCTTCCTGGCCTGCCACTGCCCCTCCACACCTCCCCCCAAAATGTACTAGTGTGCACCTTAACCCAGTTATAGAGACCTACTCCTCCAtccacaaaaacaacaaaacagaaacctaAACAGAGCCTGAAACCAAGCACCCCTAGAGATTCAAAGTTTCAACCCAATGTATCCTCAAGGGGTGGATTTTCATTGTACAACATCAGGGGAGGTTTTTTTGAGTAAAGAGTGGGTAATACTAAAattgttcttttgttcttggtTCCATCTTAACAAAGTCAATCCTATTAAAATCTAAGTGGATGCTAAGGAGAAATCCCTAGGATGCTACAAAGAGTTTCCTTTTGTTATGACTTTCATGAATTGGCTCAGAGCCAAGAGCACTTTGAAGAGGCATTGAATTTAAAACCAATGCTGAGGAGTCTGTAGCACCCTGGAAGTGGCTTTTCCTGAAGGAATTCATGAAGGGAACTGGCACAATGCAAGGGATGTAAAacattcctgttttttaaaaaaaaaaaaaaaaaaaaaagcattggctTGCGATGTGGCTCAGGTCCTATTTAGGCCAGCAGTTATGAGGCCAGGACTGGTCTTGAGTGTTACTGATGTGCAGGCTAGAGAGTCTGGCCTGAACACAAGTGAAGTTTGTCATTGTTGTCACAGTTAGTGCTGATGGCTGCAGTCAGTGTGGTCTGTAGCTGTCAAGATGGGTGCAGGGGTAGTCGTtctgttctctttgttttatgcttgtagaatggcttcaattttctcttctgtctgaTTAGTCTTAGCATCTGGATTTCTTTTTGCCATGTTCCATTACAGAGGCTGCCTCTTTTTGCCATTCTCCCCCACATCTGGAATCCAGCCAAAACGTACCAGAACAAGATGCTTCTAACATTTGAGCCCTTTTGTAAGGATGCTGATTGCAACTTGGGTGACTTCAGTTTAATCCAAGGTGGAAGATTTCTGCTGCttttggggaaggaaataaatgtctaaaaataaaacttgggcATAAAAATAGGGCCAGATACTCATTAACTCTCTCACTTAGCTGAATGCTGAAATTATTTCAACAGAGCTAAATCAAGCATTTGTGTAGAAGGGGTtgagtatgttttctttttttattcatagtACTTTATCTTAATGATAAATGGGTTACTGTCATTGTCATTTTATGCAAAAAGCatgaatttaataattttcaagaGCCTAATTCTCAGCTCATGCTGACCCTTGAAGTGGAGGATTAGTGTTCACAGGGTTTTGAGAATGTGTGTTGTGGGCTCTTATGGAagaggctggaggggcaggcagggctaGGAGCCAGAGTACACAAGGCTTGGTGGGCTAGGGTTAAAAATTTGGGTCCAAGTATGGCGGGAAGCCACTGGAGAGATTTAATTAGGAGGATATCATagaatgatttatattttaaaaatatgactcttGGCTGCTGAATTGACAGTGGATTGTAAGGAGTAACCAGGCAGATATTTTAGATATCCAGGTAAGAGAGGATAGTGACTTTGGAAGAGACAGTAATAGCAGAGTTGGGTAAGTGCACAGATAATGGAGATTTATCGAATCcaatagcaaaaacaacaacaacaacaaaaaccaaaaaacaaacaaaaaaacaagactggCAGCACTTTTGGGTAATTTTGTTGTCTTGTTTGGGCTGAGGCAGGGAGCAATGGTAAAGGGAATGAGGCAAAAGTCAAGGGCTCATGTTGATTCTGTGCTGCCTATAAGGCATCTGTCAAATGGGCAGCTGAATATATGACCTTGATTCAGTAGATGCGTTTGAAAATCCTTCACATACAGATGACATTCAGAGCCATGGAATAGAAGAACTCACCTAGGGAGAGAGTGTAGAGAAAGTATAAGACTTGAGAACTTTCCATATTTTCACATAAGTTgggaaagcagaggaggaggagcagtgaGGAAGGAAGAACCAGGAAAAAGAGTTGGGCTGGAAACAAGCAAAGAATCTTCCAGGAGGGAGGTAACTGCCAATTATGTTGAATGCTGCTCTAAGATTGGATAAGATGAGGACAAATTATATCCACTGTTTTTGGCAACATGGAAGCCTTTGGAGACACTGGTAGGGGCAGTTTATGGCATGTCACACAGACAGAGGCCAGAGTGGATTGAGGAGAGACAGTAAAGGGGAAATGAGGGTGGCTctttaaacaattatttcaagAAGTTAATAAGAACTAAGAAATAGGTAGGTAGCTATGTCTATGCAAGAGCCAGAGGAGAATACAAtggtcttttttaatgttcttacgATAGAGCTTATTGGGGTATTTATACTCATGGTATTGATCTAATGAAGAGAGAGAACCTAATGATACAGTAAAGGAGGGGATATAATTGTAGGGACAAATTTcttgaatgtaaaaaaatatgaGATACAGAGCAAAAGTGAAGGCTTTGGCTTTGTGTAAGAGGAGAaggggggacagaaagagaagacacagcTCTTAATGGGTTGGTTGAATTGATGTAGGGGGTGAGGGAATATccataataaattataattcacGAAGCCAGAGCATCAGCTGAAAGAGACATGGGAAAAAGGGATGTTGGAAATTTCCAGAAAAGGTAGCAAATATTGGAGTCattagaaagaatgagaaagtgaATCCAAAGAGAGTGGACATAGGATGTCCCAAAGTTACATTAAGCAAGGTGGATTTGAGTTAATTATTACTTGGAAAGCAataattcttaattctttttttttaagtagcctataaaggtaaaaaatattacatatttacatatgctCATGCAGAAAATGAGTTTAGTGATTACTTGTAATCTTAGTATTCAGAAATAATCATTGTGCTACATCTTTTCATACATTATACATGCAAATACATCTACAGGAAAAATATACAAaggccttattttctttttttttaaatgtttacttattttgagagagacagatagacagcaggagaggggcagagagagagagagaataccaagcaggctctgcactgtcagcacagagccccacctggggcttcatgcagggcttgaactcatgaactgtgagatcatgagctggggaatcaagaatcagacgcttaaccgactgacccacccaggtgccctaaaggtCTTATTTTCATAACTAATACTATTTTACAAGTTTTTGCTTTGCCAAACATCTTATCTATTGCTCTAAGCTATTGGAGTGATAACTTTGTCATATAGTAAACATATTGTTTATTTGTATCTTAATATGTTCTTGTtgcttttccaatttttatttagatCTATCTATATAAAAATTGTATAGTCCTGTTAAAAAAAGGCCCACATCTTAGTCTGTATACATGATTATTTtattctagaatttaaaatgcaaagatgaaactataaattattctatcaggttttattttgatgtgatgAAGGagtcaaattatatttttttaatttattttgagagagagactgacagaacacacacaagcaggggaggggcagagaggagagacagaatcccaagcaggctctgtgccatcagcatacagccccatgcagggctcaaacccacaaatctgcaagatcatgacctgagctgagatcaagagttggacacccaaccgactttaccacccaggtacccctgaattgtattttttagaatagttttaattattctttttttaaaacaaagtttgcttatttttgagagagacagagagagggagagagaaagcaggggaggggcagagagagggagacacagaatctgaagcaggctccaggctttgagctttcagcacagagtccaaagcgggGTGAGTCCAACTCACCAGCGgtcatcatgacctgggctgaagtcggacacctaactgagtgagccacccaggttcccctagaaTAGTTTTAATTATTCTTAAAGCTCATATCCTACAACAAATTTATGACACAGCTTTTTTAATAGTATGACTCccaaatgatttctttaaaattttcctttagaggttttttaaaactaattatatGCTATTCTTTAAACAAGCTATTTTTTTAGAGAGTAAAAATGATCTATAATCCTATCACCAGAGAAAATCAGTTATATTTTACTTACTTGAAttatattgtatgtatacactTTGCCATctatattttcttgtgttttgtgcTTTTTGAAACATTCATTGTAAACCATGATTTTAATGACTGCCTTATGATCTATACTATTATAAGAATGtttctagattttgtttttttttcatgtgttattatattttattttattatttttttaattttttaatgtttatttttgaaagagagagagggaggcacagaatctgaagcaggctccaggctctgagctgttagcacagagcctgattgcaTGGTTCGAACTCAtgagtagtgagatcatgacctgagccaaagtcagacccttaaccgactgagccacacaggcacccctgtttttgtaTGTGATTATAAACAATACCATAGTTAACATCATTGGCATTAATGCTTAACTgaatttgtttttagtatttttactgTAAAAGCAATGCATATCCATTGTAGAAAGCTTTAAACATAACAAAAACTGTTATCCAGAGAACCACTGTTGACCCTATACCAAATCTTTATTCACTCAATGGCCATTTCTCAGTGCCTACTCTATGGTAGGCACTGCTTTAGATGTGATATCTGCTCTGCAGAGTTAACATCCTAGTGTGTATTTAGTGACAAGTCTGTCTCCTATGTGCAGAAATGGGTGTGCTTTTAAAAAGGGATTATGCTACTTACAAGTTACATTGTAATCTGATTTTTCTCCTATAAAATTAGGAACTTCTTTCCACACCATTGAACCAACTATTACAATATTATCTTTAATGGCTGCAGAAGAATAATTTGTATGGATGTACCGTAGTTTATTTAACTGATCTCCGATAGTCAGACACTTTCTTTTCCTATTCCTGCTGGAATTTGAAATCCCTAACATGCATATTTTGCTTGTCTTCGATAGTGTAATTAGTATGACCTCCACACGACATGAAGGCACAGGCAGTGCTATCTGTCATCCTCACCCTTGCACCACCTCTAAGTGGATTTCACGGTGAGTTCCTTTATAATGTAACCAAGTGTTAGTTATTTGTACAACTAGATAGGGACGTGAGCACACAATGCAAGGTGATGGTTTCCTCTGTTGCCATAGCGTTGTGAACCTTTCTAAAAGATCACTTaaagagaaataggaaacagACTGGAGATCCTGGATGAagattaaaaatgatattttctccTGTCTACTCTAAGGCTTTTTCTGTTATCTGCTACCAGATATAAAATCACTAGAAAGGCAAGTTTGATTGActgatgattgatttttttttttttttcaagggtaAGCTTGGTACTTAGCACTTAACAGCAGGCATTATCCACTTTTCTTGGTCCTGTCATGGGCATTTTTAAATTATCCAATGAAATATTAGAGGTGTTTAGTAGAACAACTTGGGAGGTTGACATAAAccactccttttctttcccatctttccATGTCTTTCTCTCAGCATAATACCACCACATCCCTCTAGCTCTTTGTACAGAAATAAACTAAatctgagggagagaaagaagtgggACATAGTGGAGTAGAAGGAGccccagagaaggcagaggaaaaagacTGTGACAAGGCCACATGAGCACTCAGTTCTCCTGTCTTGGGTAGTCTTGGCCAAGGTCCAAAGGAGTTTACTCCATTGTCTTTACAGCCCTAATTTCCTAAAATCCATAGATAGGGTACACGATCTACCTACAATGTTTTGTGAATTAGTCAAAGAAGCTGGATGCTACCTTCAAGGATTATGGAATggctaaatatattttctttacgAAAACCTTGCTCGTTTTTCTGAATCCATCTGCTTTTCAAAGTCAACTTCTGAAATTAATAGTAAAAaactatatgtataaatatatagctCAGGATGATTGGACTTCCACATTTATATCTAGGACGCTATTCCTTAGGTACATTTCATTTGACACATATGATCCTGAGAGGTGCCCTAAAGCCAAAATTAATGAGTCCCTTCATTTCCCCTTTTGGACCCCTCCTGCCCATGTGCTCCCTTGCTTGAGATTAAGGTCTGTATACTCCTAACAGATTTCCAAATCCAGCATTGTCTTCTACACACTCCATATATTTCCTAATGAAACCAAGTTAAGTTTGTTCTATTTGTTTAGGGCCTGCTGACTCTAGCTAGCTGAATAaatggttttgttgttattgtagtAGGTATTAGAAGTAAATGGGTTCATGAAATAAAAGTCAACAGGACTCttgcatatataatatacaattgCAGAAACTCTAACACTAGCTTTGTGACTCGTTTCTAGTAATCAGACTAGCAAGGTTTTTGATGGTATTGTCTTAATTGGCAGGCTGCTGACCTAGGATAATTCTTCTAGGTGGTTCTGATACAGCCCTTGATAAGCACCCATCGCTAATTCTCCTCATAACTGCTCTTGATTTTTAGTTATATTGCTTTTGTCTTCCTCAAATCTTGATAATATTGAGGAGAAGCAAATTGCCATTGGAGGACTTGGTGAAGATGTAATTCACCCTTGCTTATTTAAGAGTGCGCCTGAAGTAGTAGTTCATTGGAAGAATCAAGAGAGCTATGTGCACTCATACTACAAAGACCATGACTGGAAAGGCAAGATCACAGATACACAAACAGGACATCCCTCTTTCATAGTGAAATGGAAATGCCTCCTTATCATTTAGAAGATTAAGCCTTCCGGATGAAGGAATTTACATATGCTATGTGGGAACAGCATCTAGAAACATCATAAACAAAGCGGTACTAAAGGTGGGAGGTAAGTATGCATGGAAGGTTttataaaacatagaaataataTCATTCcatgtttttctaaaatatctcTTTCTTAATTGAATATGGACTACCTTGCAAGTCAATACAAATCTACCTCATGTTTTAAATGCATGGTATCTCATAGTATAGACATGCTATAACTGATACATCCATTCCTCTACTGGTAGATATTCCAGTGTTTTACATGACAGGTGTTGTGATGAGCATTCTTATATTTAATAGTGGGaaatgatttgaaagaaaaagtatcagaaaattttaatatattactttGACCTGTTAGTCTTATTAGCATTTAATAGTATCAATCTTAATTTCTGCCCATAtgctatcttttaaaatgttgaattactggcttaatttttgttttttaagtttaatattgTATGCTTTCCTCCTGTCtatattaactatatttatttattggggggaggggcattttCTAGCAGGTTGTTTTATCCAGCGcttgtttcttttccctctgtctcattTATCTGCTTGAGATCTTGACTCAGAAATCTAAGAATCATGTGTAAACAAAGAATCAAACAGGCTCTGGGTTATTACCTGAAGAGGGCATAGTGCTGCATGAGCTCTAGTTTATATTGGTTGCTCACTGAGGTCATTAGATTTCTATCTAGAATTCTGGCTAGAGAACGAAGATTGCTAGTTGCTAAGTATCTGcacatgcttttttctttcacttgtaGATAAACAGACTGTATCTTAAGTTTctacagagtttttgttttgtttttccttttgtaactgCCAAGTGTTTCTCATAAAGCTTAGCTCTTCATTTTatggatattaaaataataagtgttcTGCACAGAtgacttaaaaagaaactaatgCCAGTCCCTCACatgcccttctttctccctcctagCTTTCATCACACCTGTGATAAAGTATGAAAAGAGGAACAGAGATAGCTTCTTAATATGCAGTGTGTGAAGTGTTTATCTTCATCCACTTATCACATGGAAAATGGACAATACACCCACCTCTGAAAGCAATATGGAAAAAACTGAGTCTTTGGgtttttatataaatagtatGATAAATATTACAGGATCAAATTTATCTTATGAATGTGCTACTGAAAACTCATTGCCGAAACAAACATGGACTGGGGATTGACAATGAAAGGTAGGCTCCATGGGGCTTTCTGTGTGCATGTGCTATGTCCCAGGTTGGGAGGGAATTAGGATTGATTTacagggaaagaagagagcacaaaagaaagaaaatgtatctgcACCAGTTAGAGGACCAAAACAACAGTCCCAGGTCTGATATATACTGGCTTTGTTATCTTAAGCAACCATTTTTAGCTCTAAGCACTAGCTCCACATTGGTAAGACAGAAGTAATTCTACCTGTTAGGTGTTTGTGttgaaggaaacatttttaaagtggaaagtagcaaatatacacatgaatattatatttctctattatttgtCCTCTAAATAGGATTTCCTACCTGCATTGCACTTCAAAAGATGAGAGGATACTTGCCTATTAAGTTACAATCTGTGATGTTTGCCATTCTTTCcactaaacaaaaattaattagtattgcctctgtttattctctttaCATAGTATTATCCTATTAAGCTTTATCAACAGCACTATCATAGCGTGAACAGTTCTTGATActctttcctcttatttatttgaaaaaatctaaattttgaCCAATCTCTAAATCTACTATAATCTACTCTAATAACCTActatttaagagaaagagaaattaatttgaTATTTCTTATCCAATTCTAagggaaaatgttttatattttagaagcAAAGCAAAATTTCTTTAGTAAATCTCCATTATATGGAGAAGGTAGAGGTTAGCTGCTCTCCTTTATGGGCTTCTTTCCTGAGTCTCGTATTCTCCAAGTGCTTGCCAAGAAGACCCTGAATTATGAGTGATTCACCAACTTTACATAATTTCAGCATTGAAGGCAGGGACACCCAGTATTCACTTTTCCAGGCAGTAATGGGAATATGGAAGAGTGTTGAAAATGTTGATGTTAAATTGTAAATACTTTCTATGGAAAAttgtattttctcacatttattcAGAATTGAGTATGCAGAAGCATCTACAGTTTCTTAAGCTCAGTGCTATTTcctcttgttgaggatttttttatcTGCCAAGTTTGTTGCTCTCAGACTGTGAACTTAAGaatgggggcttctgggtggctcagtcggttaagcatctgacttcggctcaggtcatgatctcacggtttgtgggtttgagccccgcatcaggctctgtactgaatgcttgctcagagcctggagcctgcttcagattctgtgtcccctctctctgcccctccctgctagcACTTtgtcttactctctcaaaaataaataaatgtaatttaaaaaaattaaaaaaaaaaagaatgtggactCTTACTCATTTCTGGATCCACAGCATCtagtaaaaacatgtaaaaattaaactAGGAAGACAGCATAGCAAAGGGAGCAATTAATTCTGTTTACTATGATTGGATATAAATGGTGTTGTTAGAGAATATATGCTTAAGGAGTTTGCATAGGGcagaagtttaaaagaaaattaggaatttCCAGAGGACATAGGCATTCCAGGTTAAAAACCACAAAAGCACAAAGGAGTAAATATTGCCTGAATTTGTAGAAGTATAAGTGGTTGAGGGTAAAGCTAAAGTAGCAAGAGATAAgcctggagagggaggcaaaaatcAGATGAAAGGCCTTGGTCTCGCTAAGTAGCTTGACCAGGGTCCCGGAGGAAGGAAGTGTGGAGCCAAAGAAGGATTTGAGGCATCAAAGAGacccagatttgcattttagatgGCTCACTTTGGCATCAGTCTCTTGCAGGTGGAGTGTGAAGTAAGTCTAGAGCCTAGGGAGAGAATTCATGGTAATCCACAGAGGTCAGCTACCAAACTGCAGAATAGGAAGGACAAGATGCAGCTAGGTTGGAGGGGCAAGCCGAGCACACCTAGCATAGTCTCTGCTCTAACAGAGCTCAGTCCAGTGGGGGCTTACCTCCACATAGCTGGAAATATACTATTAATGTGCAGGAAAAGGGACTTTGTGCAGAAAGAGCAATTAAGAAGTGGTTGAGACCACACAAGTAACAGAGACTACTAGGGAGTAGATGGTGACAAGAGGGGAGTTCTGGGGAATACCAGCATTTTAGGTGTCAACAGAAGAACATTGAGTTTGAAAGGCTGGTGGCAACATTCTTGAGTGCTCACTATAGGGCTATAGGAGTTGGAAACAAGGAGTGAAACCTCGCTGGCTGGCCCAGGTTTAGGTCTCCTCAAAAGTCTAAACTTAACCTTGGCAAGTGTTAAAATGATGGTAGCACAGCTTTTCTTCCAAGAAATGCATTTCCAAAGATATTTCTCAAAGCATTTCTAAGTGTAACttagaaaattcatttgaaaattgtattttcattgaTGTTTCCTTTTCTATCCTGTTATTAGATGACCTTCATAAAATGCAGGGTGAAAATGTTGCACTCTCATGTAAACTTgtgaacagtattttttttttttttttttactgaaccaagatttctttttttttattaaaaaaatttttttttaacgtttatttatttttgagacatagagagacagagcatgaacgggggagggtcagagagagagagggagaca
This genomic stretch from Acinonyx jubatus isolate Ajub_Pintada_27869175 chromosome C2, VMU_Ajub_asm_v1.0, whole genome shotgun sequence harbors:
- the HHLA2 gene encoding LOW QUALITY PROTEIN: HERV-H LTR-associating protein 2 (The sequence of the model RefSeq protein was modified relative to this genomic sequence to represent the inferred CDS: inserted 1 base in 1 codon; deleted 2 bases in 1 codon; substituted 1 base at 1 genomic stop codon), with protein sequence MKAQAVLSVILTLAPPLSGFHVILLLSSSNLDNIEEKQIAIGGLGEDVIHPCLFKSAPEVVVHWKNQESYVHSYYKDHLERQDHRYTNRTSLFHSXNGNASLSFRRLSLPDEGIYICYVGTASRNIINKAVLKVGAFITPVIKYEKRNRDSFLICSVXSVYLHPLITWKMDNTPTSESNMEKTESLGFYINSMINITGSNLSYECATENSLPKQTWTGD